The following are encoded together in the Nocardioides sp. Arc9.136 genome:
- a CDS encoding TetR family transcriptional regulator — protein sequence MTETRVERKERTRRAILDAALTLCEDSSLVALSLRQVAKEVGIVPTAFYRHFDSIEALGLALVDESFVSLRAMLRDVRRADAATGGFAGIVDSSVSILVEHVHQQRQHFLFIARERAAGPPSVRAAIRHEIELCERELATDLARFPGTDQWSGEDLRVLSNLIVTAMVATAEAILGAAGRPDAERQLAETARTQLRMVLVGALQWRSEP from the coding sequence ATGACCGAGACCAGGGTCGAGCGCAAGGAGCGCACCCGCCGCGCGATCCTGGATGCCGCGTTGACGCTGTGCGAGGACAGCTCGTTGGTCGCGTTGTCGCTGCGTCAGGTCGCCAAGGAGGTCGGGATCGTGCCGACGGCCTTCTACCGGCACTTCGACTCGATCGAGGCGCTGGGACTGGCTCTCGTCGACGAGTCGTTCGTCTCGCTGCGGGCGATGCTGCGCGACGTGCGCCGCGCCGACGCCGCGACCGGCGGGTTCGCCGGCATCGTGGACTCCTCGGTCAGCATCCTGGTCGAGCACGTCCACCAGCAGCGCCAGCACTTCCTCTTCATCGCGCGCGAGCGGGCGGCCGGCCCGCCGTCGGTGCGCGCGGCGATCCGCCACGAGATCGAGCTCTGCGAGCGCGAGCTGGCCACCGACCTCGCCCGCTTCCCCGGCACCGACCAGTGGTCCGGCGAGGACCTGCGGGTGCTCTCCAACCTCATCGTCACCGCGATGGTGGCCACCGCGGAGGCGATCCTCGGCGCCGCGGGACGGCCCGATGCCGAGCGCCAGCTCGCCGAGACCGCCCGCACCCAGCTACGGATGGTGCTCGTCGGCGCCCTGCAGTGGCGCTCGGAGCCCTGA
- a CDS encoding acetoacetate decarboxylase family protein has protein sequence MTETSSPAPSAGAPAYPAAPWQMTGQLFLSLFRVPTAVDELRPAGVYGAAFVSYEEPSPLTYSELLVARPVKVPGGRGRRVSITDIWVDSPASVAGGRELWAIPKGLCDFRLESEHRGPFARTEWSAALDRRPIASARFTDAARVVPRVPFKGQTWQPGIADTGGEERRATLQGSAKAMPCWGAWEFDADGPLGWLAGRRAIASFRMSGFRMSFG, from the coding sequence ATGACCGAGACGTCCTCCCCCGCGCCCTCGGCCGGCGCACCGGCGTACCCCGCAGCGCCCTGGCAGATGACCGGACAGCTGTTCCTGTCGCTGTTCCGGGTCCCCACCGCGGTCGACGAGCTCCGTCCCGCCGGCGTGTACGGCGCGGCGTTCGTCTCCTACGAGGAGCCGAGCCCACTGACCTACTCCGAGCTGCTGGTCGCGCGCCCCGTGAAGGTGCCGGGCGGACGCGGCCGACGGGTGAGCATCACCGACATCTGGGTCGACTCGCCCGCGTCCGTGGCAGGCGGCCGCGAGCTGTGGGCCATCCCGAAGGGGCTGTGCGACTTCCGGCTCGAGTCCGAGCACCGCGGACCCTTCGCCCGCACCGAGTGGTCGGCCGCCCTGGACCGCCGGCCGATCGCGAGCGCCCGGTTCACCGACGCCGCGCGGGTCGTCCCCCGGGTGCCGTTCAAGGGCCAGACCTGGCAGCCCGGGATCGCCGACACCGGCGGCGAGGAGCGCCGCGCCACGCTGCAGGGGTCGGCGAAGGCGATGCCGTGCTGGGGCGCGTGGGAGTTCGACGCCGACGGCCCGCTGGGCTGGCTCGCGGGACGGCGCGCGATCGCGTCGTTCCGGATGAGCGGCTTCCGGATGTCCTTCGGCTGA
- a CDS encoding SDR family oxidoreductase — protein sequence MPTPTTARTHLVTGAGSGIGAELARRLHDRGDRLVLLARSAGRAEDLAAAYAGASVLVADLADPAALDALELPDRLDSVVHAAGVVELGAVGELSTQAWLETVAVNLVAPAVLTRLALPALRAARGTIVLVNSGAGLVANPQWSAYAASKHGLRGFADALRAEEAGAGLRVTSVFPGRTATPMQEEVHRQEGKEYDAAAWIRPSTVVDLVLHVLDLPEDAVVPEVVVKPR from the coding sequence ATGCCTACCCCGACGACCGCCCGCACCCACCTCGTCACCGGCGCCGGCTCCGGCATCGGTGCCGAGCTCGCCCGCCGCCTGCACGACCGCGGGGATCGCCTGGTGCTGCTGGCCCGGTCGGCCGGCCGGGCCGAGGACCTCGCCGCGGCGTACGCCGGCGCCAGCGTGCTCGTCGCCGACCTGGCCGACCCCGCCGCGCTCGATGCGCTCGAGCTGCCCGACCGGCTGGACTCGGTCGTCCACGCGGCCGGCGTCGTCGAGCTGGGCGCCGTCGGCGAGCTGTCCACCCAGGCCTGGCTGGAGACCGTGGCGGTCAACCTCGTCGCCCCTGCCGTGCTGACCCGGCTCGCGCTGCCCGCCCTGCGGGCCGCCCGAGGCACGATCGTGCTCGTCAACTCCGGCGCTGGCCTGGTCGCCAACCCGCAGTGGTCGGCGTACGCCGCCTCCAAGCACGGCCTGCGCGGGTTCGCCGACGCGCTGCGGGCCGAGGAGGCGGGCGCCGGCCTGCGGGTCACGTCGGTCTTCCCCGGGCGGACCGCCACGCCGATGCAGGAGGAGGTGCACCGCCAGGAGGGCAAGGAGTACGACGCCGCCGCCTGGATCCGTCCCTCGACCGTGGTCGACCTGGTCCTGCACGTGCTCGACCTGCCCGAGGACGCGGTCGTGCCCGAGGTGGTCGTCAAGCCGCGCTGA
- a CDS encoding acyl-CoA desaturase encodes MTTTLNAPSTTPDDPTGAPAGTATTPGRLTPEQLETFGEEMDAIRQRVLADLGEADAAYIRNVVKAQRAFEVAGRALFYLPPTWPLAVASLSVSKILDNMEIGHNVMHGQYDWMGDPGLNSRMYEWDNVCPSEQWKNSHNYIHHTYTNILGKDRDIGYGVLRMDEDQPWHPYYLGNPLYAFLLMVFFEWGVAMHDLEVENLVAGKRKVSENKALHAGIMRKVRRQAVKDYLLFPALTGPLFPLTFAGNATANLVRNVWAFNIIFCGHFPAGVATFSQEECEDESRGQWYFRQLLGSANITGGKLFHLMTGNLSHQIEHHLFPDLPARRYPEIAEEVQEICERYELPYNTGPLGKQLFSVARKICRLALPGRPSAAADTAPVPEAAEAA; translated from the coding sequence ATGACCACCACCCTGAACGCCCCCAGCACGACCCCGGACGACCCGACCGGCGCCCCCGCGGGCACCGCCACGACCCCCGGCCGGCTCACCCCCGAGCAGCTCGAGACGTTCGGCGAGGAGATGGACGCCATCCGCCAGCGCGTCCTGGCCGACCTCGGCGAGGCCGACGCGGCGTACATCCGCAACGTCGTGAAGGCCCAGCGCGCCTTCGAGGTCGCCGGCCGTGCGCTGTTCTACCTGCCGCCCACCTGGCCGCTGGCCGTGGCGTCGCTGAGCGTCTCCAAGATCCTCGACAACATGGAGATCGGCCACAACGTCATGCACGGCCAGTACGACTGGATGGGCGACCCGGGGCTGAACTCGCGGATGTACGAGTGGGACAACGTCTGCCCCAGCGAGCAGTGGAAGAACAGCCACAACTACATCCACCACACCTACACCAACATCCTCGGCAAGGACCGCGACATCGGGTACGGCGTCCTGCGGATGGACGAGGACCAGCCTTGGCACCCCTACTACCTCGGCAACCCGCTCTACGCGTTCCTGCTGATGGTGTTCTTCGAGTGGGGCGTGGCGATGCACGACCTCGAGGTGGAGAACCTCGTCGCCGGCAAGCGCAAGGTCTCGGAGAACAAGGCTCTGCACGCCGGGATCATGCGCAAGGTCAGGCGCCAGGCGGTCAAGGACTACCTGCTCTTCCCGGCGCTGACCGGTCCGCTGTTCCCGCTCACCTTCGCCGGCAACGCCACGGCCAACCTGGTCCGCAACGTCTGGGCGTTCAACATCATCTTCTGCGGTCACTTCCCGGCCGGCGTCGCGACCTTCTCCCAGGAGGAGTGCGAGGACGAGAGCCGCGGCCAGTGGTACTTCCGCCAGCTCCTCGGCTCGGCCAACATCACCGGCGGCAAGCTCTTCCACCTGATGACCGGCAACCTCAGCCACCAGATCGAGCACCACCTCTTCCCCGACCTGCCCGCCCGGCGCTACCCCGAGATCGCCGAGGAGGTCCAGGAGATCTGCGAGCGCTACGAGCTCCCGTACAACACCGGCCCGCTCGGCAAGCAGCTGTTCAGCGTCGCCCGGAAGATCTGCCGGCTCGCGCTGCCGGGACGGCCCTCGGCCGCCGCCGACACCGCGCCCGTCCCCGAGGCGGCGGAGGCCGCCTGA
- a CDS encoding ferredoxin reductase, producing MGIATSVLRSRTLAALTSPHGVDRYLELVNPMWAAHEVRARVVDVHREVDVPGHPPVATITLQPTSTWRGHRAGQHVQVGVEVDGARRTTRVFTISSPDSRPGDRFTITLRANPDGVVSRHLVEQARPGTTVHLSQAQGEFVLPDAVPERILLVSGGSGITPVMSMLRSLQRRTHRGHVTFLHYAQSPEHQIFATELDEIRRSGHGIDVRLLHPELGDPALSPAYLERLVPGYRDVPTWACGPAPLIEAVQRCYDDSPALRLEYFKPPRAAGSDAAEGDVVFSRSGASGANTGDTLLDQAEALGLQPESGCRMGICFSCVSRKSEGTVRNVLTGEQSSLPDEDIRICVSAPVGDCTVDL from the coding sequence ATGGGGATCGCCACCTCCGTCCTGCGCAGCCGCACGCTCGCCGCGCTCACCTCGCCCCACGGCGTCGACCGCTACCTCGAGCTGGTCAACCCGATGTGGGCGGCCCACGAGGTCCGCGCCCGGGTCGTCGACGTCCACCGCGAGGTCGACGTCCCCGGCCACCCGCCGGTCGCCACGATCACCCTCCAGCCGACCTCGACCTGGCGCGGCCACCGCGCCGGGCAGCACGTGCAGGTCGGCGTGGAGGTCGACGGTGCACGCCGCACCACGCGGGTCTTCACCATCTCCAGCCCCGACAGCCGCCCCGGGGACCGCTTCACGATCACGCTGCGGGCCAACCCCGACGGCGTGGTCTCCCGCCACCTCGTCGAGCAGGCCCGGCCCGGCACGACGGTCCACCTCTCCCAGGCGCAGGGCGAGTTCGTCCTGCCCGACGCGGTGCCGGAGCGGATCCTGCTGGTCTCCGGCGGCTCCGGCATCACGCCCGTCATGTCGATGCTGCGTTCGCTCCAGCGCCGCACCCACCGCGGCCACGTGACGTTCCTGCACTACGCCCAGAGCCCCGAGCACCAGATCTTCGCCACCGAGCTCGACGAGATCCGGCGGTCGGGCCACGGCATCGACGTCCGGCTCCTGCACCCCGAGCTCGGCGACCCGGCGCTGTCGCCGGCGTACCTCGAGCGGCTGGTGCCCGGCTACCGCGACGTGCCCACCTGGGCCTGCGGCCCGGCGCCGCTCATCGAGGCCGTCCAGCGGTGCTACGACGACTCGCCGGCCCTGCGCCTGGAGTACTTCAAGCCGCCGCGGGCCGCCGGCTCCGACGCGGCCGAGGGCGACGTCGTCTTCAGCCGCTCCGGGGCCTCCGGCGCCAACACCGGCGACACCCTGCTCGACCAGGCCGAGGCGCTCGGCCTGCAGCCCGAGTCCGGCTGCCGGATGGGCATCTGCTTCTCCTGCGTCTCCCGCAAGAGCGAGGGGACCGTCCGCAACGTCCTGACCGGCGAGCAGTCCTCGCTGCCGGACGAGGACATCCGCATCTGCGTCTCCGCCCCCGTCGGCGACTGCACCGTCGACCTGTGA
- a CDS encoding zinc-binding dehydrogenase, whose amino-acid sequence MLAVYADRFAPDDPLSALVVGERPSPQVPEGWAAVRIRAAALNHHDLWTLRGVGIKAEALPMVLGCDGAGVDEEGNEVVVHAVIGDPGVADDETLDPDRAILSERHWGTFAETVVVPRRNLVPKPPSLSFEEAACLPSAWLTAYRMLFTQGGCRPGQTVLVQGAGGGVSTALVMLASAAGLRVLVTSRDEAKRERALEIGAHEAYPSGERLPVKVDAVMETVGRATWSHSVRSLRPGGVIVVSGTTSGAQPDDAELTRIFYRQLRVVGSTMGTRNELAALVQMLDATGVRPLVDRVLPMREARAGFEAMAGGDLFGKVVFTLHD is encoded by the coding sequence GTGCTCGCCGTCTACGCCGACCGCTTCGCCCCCGACGACCCGCTCTCCGCCCTCGTGGTGGGGGAGCGGCCGAGCCCGCAGGTGCCCGAGGGGTGGGCGGCGGTGCGGATCCGCGCCGCCGCGCTCAACCACCACGACCTGTGGACCCTGCGGGGGGTCGGCATCAAGGCCGAGGCCCTCCCGATGGTCCTCGGGTGCGACGGGGCGGGGGTCGACGAGGAGGGCAACGAGGTCGTCGTCCACGCGGTCATCGGCGACCCCGGCGTCGCCGACGACGAGACGCTCGACCCCGACCGCGCGATCCTCTCCGAGCGGCACTGGGGGACCTTCGCCGAGACGGTCGTCGTGCCCCGGCGCAACCTGGTCCCCAAGCCCCCCTCGCTGAGCTTCGAGGAGGCGGCGTGCCTGCCGTCGGCCTGGCTCACGGCGTACCGGATGCTCTTCACCCAGGGGGGCTGCCGCCCCGGCCAGACCGTGCTCGTGCAGGGCGCCGGCGGCGGGGTGTCGACCGCGCTGGTCATGCTCGCGAGCGCCGCGGGCCTGCGGGTGCTGGTGACGAGCCGCGACGAGGCCAAGCGCGAGCGGGCGCTCGAGATCGGGGCGCACGAGGCGTACCCCTCCGGCGAGCGGCTGCCGGTGAAGGTCGACGCGGTGATGGAGACCGTCGGCCGGGCCACGTGGTCGCACTCGGTGCGCTCGCTGCGTCCCGGTGGCGTCATCGTCGTCTCGGGGACCACCTCCGGTGCCCAGCCCGACGACGCCGAGCTGACCCGGATCTTCTACCGCCAGCTGCGGGTCGTGGGCTCCACGATGGGCACCCGCAACGAGCTGGCCGCGCTGGTGCAGATGCTGGACGCCACCGGGGTGCGCCCGCTCGTCGACCGGGTGCTGCCGATGCGCGAGGCCCGCGCCGGGTTCGAGGCGATGGCCGGGGGAGACCTGTTCGGAAAAGTGGTGTTCACCCTCCATGACTGA